The Glycine soja cultivar W05 chromosome 15, ASM419377v2, whole genome shotgun sequence region TTAATCCAAAAGTTAGAAGATGGTGAAGTTAGTTGTTGAGGTTGCTGATGCTGCTGTGCCACCGGAGCACACAACTGATGATGAGTCATCACATGATACTGATTCCTTTGATCACTGTTTGTGTAGTTAATGGTAGGTTTCTGCTCATTGTGATAGTGGCCACCAAAGTTTATATATGATTCTTGATTAGTAGTATTGAACTCCACATTGCTCATTCTTGAACTCTTGTCATGAATGGATTGGCGCTTAGCTGATATTTGTTTCAAGTCTGGCGTGTGCTTCCTCTGTGAGACATTTCTCTTGAAAATTCGACACAATGTCCAAATTTCCTGCACATTATAAGAAAGTGAATTAGTTAGTCTGTGTTAAGGTTAAGACACATAATAACGATGAAAAGAAATTACTATTATCAAAGAAAGTTGTGAACATtggaaatttttataatttgttcgTGATACTAAGAATGATCAAGAAATAACGTACAGAAAAAGTTACCCTTATATGAATTTATATACTATATAGTTTGGTTTTCAAATTCGAAAATGATTCTTGGACATCCTATGGGTTTACTTATACACAttgagagagataaaaaaaaaaaagaaaaaagataagtaattgatgatataatgtgataaaaaaataaataggaaaaaaatgagaagtgTCAGCTAGATGTCAGTAAAGTATGGATGTCTATATATCATCATTCAAATTAGACACCAATTCCTTAAAGCAAAAGAAATTATACATAAGGACATAATTAAAATCAGACTTTTAAAGTACATATAGATTTGAGGAAAAAAACTACTATAGCAACTACAAATGGTTTGAACCCTATAATCATGCTAATTAAGGTTAACTGAGAAACAATGTATTAGAAAAAGTTtacttgtatatataaatttcttACGGCTTCTTGGGGAACATCTACGTAATTCTTGGAGCTGCGAAGGTTGGTGTTGTTGTTGTCTGTGTTAGAAGGAAGGCGAAACTCGTGCATCATCCAATCAGTTTTGATGCCTTTGCCTGCACTGCCACGGTAATACACTAGTGTTTTTTTGAGGCCAATGCAGTCATTGCCTTCTCCTCCATGTGAGTACACTGGCTTGTCTATGCCAGTTGCTTTCCAGAACCCTGAGCCAGTGACTCTGTTAGGCCTTATGCTGTTCCTATACTTCCTCCCTCTTCTGCAAAAGAAGTACCCTTCTTTCTCTCCTCCAGTGGCACTGGTTTCTGCATATGCACAAATGGTTGCAATCAGAAGATGATTAATTATATAGTTGGCTTAACGAAAAAGAAGAATAAGggtagaggaaaaaaaataaaagaaacaaagttTCACTAAGCTGAAAAGTAGGTTAATTCATTAGAATACTTGAAGTTCTATTGTGATTGACTATTGTGTATCAAGATGTTAGGTCTGAAATTTGAagaatatttatatgtatgatttttcttacaaaaataatgataatgacTAAATCTGGGTTATATATAAGcttgttttttgttcttcttgtaGTTGCtcatgagagagagaaagagagagttcAGGAGAAACTCTTCTGATGTGTCTTGGTTTGAAAGGAAAGCCTCACAGTTTGTAAGCTGAATATTAAACAGAATACATGAGTGCTAGAAAGAGATGATATATTTCCATACAATTAAGGACTCATGCAAGTGTGATTTCATTTACCCCAAATGAATCAAAGTTGATCCTCTCTATAGTGAGGCCAAAAAGTAGATATGTTTATGTTTACCCATCTTAATCAAACTTTATAGTATGCATATAAGTGTGATGATCATACATACTTATAGAATCTAGCCAAAGAGGCAAGTAACTTAATCATGGGTACCATTTTTTCTAGCTAAATATCTCAGATGAAGACCCTACTCTTAATATTTCCTTTATTTGTAAGAAAACCATCTAGAATTTTGAAGTTATACTGAAGAGAAATAGAAGAAGatcaagaaattaattaaaagggtAGCCAAGCTATAATTAATTTAGAGTGCAAACAACAAACATACTCGGAAGATCCCAAGGATCGTATTTGTAAATATCAATCTGTTTGATGAGCTCGATGCTGATGGGTTTCTTGTCAAGCTTCCT contains the following coding sequences:
- the LOC114387623 gene encoding transcription factor JUNGBRUNNEN 1-like, which produces MGVNEDFNKDIDYDHHEYVDDDDVPLPGFRFHPTDEELVSFYLQRKLDKKPISIELIKQIDIYKYDPWDLPKTSATGGEKEGYFFCRRGRKYRNSIRPNRVTGSGFWKATGIDKPVYSHGGEGNDCIGLKKTLVYYRGSAGKGIKTDWMMHEFRLPSNTDNNNTNLRSSKNYVDVPQEAEIWTLCRIFKRNVSQRKHTPDLKQISAKRQSIHDKSSRMSNVEFNTTNQESYINFGGHYHNEQKPTINYTNSDQRNQYHVMTHHQLCAPVAQQHQQPQQLTSPSSNFWINNPPGNDFFTFDNWDELGSLVKFAVDSPSL